The genomic interval CGCCGGTCTCCGTCGCCTACAAGGCGGGGCATGACGTCGTGCGGCCGCAGAAGCCGAACACGATCGCGAAGTCGCTGGCCATCGGGAACCCGGCGGACGGGCCGTATGTCCTCGACATCGCTCGGCGGACCGGTGGGGCGGTGGAGGACGTCAACGACGAGCAGGTTGTCGACGCGATCAAGTTGCTGGCGCGGACCGAGGGGATCTTTGCGGAGACCGCGGGTGGGGTGACCGTCGGTGTGGCGAAGAAGCTGATCGAGAACGGGTTGCTGGATCCGACCCTGACGACGGTGGTCCTCAACACCGGTGATGGTCTGAAGACGCTGGACGCGGTGGCTGGTACCGGGCTCACCGCGACGATCCGGCCGAACCTTGAGTCGTTCAGGGAAGCCGGGCTTGCGTCGTAGCGTCGTTGTCGTCTGCGGGCCCGGTGGGGGCTGGTCGCGCAGTTCCCCGCGCCCCTAAAAGCAAAAGCCGCACCTGACCGGAGGTCATCAGCATGAGCGTTAGTGTCCGCATCCCCACCATTCTCCGCACCTACACGGGCGGGCAGGCCGAGGTGACCGCCGAAGGCGGCACCCTCGCCGAGGTCATCAGTGACCTGGAGAAGAACCATGCCGGGATCTCTGCCCGCGTGCTCGACGATCAGGGCAAGCTGCGGCGGTTCGTCAATGTGTACGTGAATGACGACGATGTGCGGTTCGAGCAGGGGCTGGAGACGGCCACTCCGGACGGGGCCGGCGTCTCGATCATTCCGGCTGTCGCCGGCGGCTGAGCGGCGGTCTGGCGGGCCCCGGAAATTACCCTGGGTAACGCCGATTACCAAGAGTTCATCGAATTGCCCCCTCCGTGAGAGAAGCGGAGGGGGCAATTCTGTAGGGTTGAGCGGGGTACAGTTGGGGAACCCGCTCCACTCCGCATGCCGGACGCATATGAGTACCCGCTCCGCGTGCGATGAGAAGTAGCCAAAGTGTGCATTCCTTTTGCGCGTTATGTTCCCTTTATCGGGCCCGACTTGCCCTGAAGTCGGACGAATTCTCCGTATATTCCCGACCGGTCCTGCCCGGAATTCTCGTCGGATTGACCTGTTGCAGACGGCAGTTGGACGGATACATTCGGCCGCGGTCGACGCGTTCCGGCGCACGCCCCCAATCCTGTGGGGGGTGAGGTCTGACCCGGATCCGCGAAGTGCGGGTCCGTGCAAGGGCCAGTAATAGGGGAGTTAGGCATGGCTCAGGGCACCGTCAAATGGTTCAACGCGGAGAAGGGGTACGGCTTCATCGCGGTCGACGGTGGTGCGGATGTTTTCGTCCACTACAGCGCGATTCAGATGGACGGCTACCGCACCCTGGAAGAGGGTCAGCGGGTCGATTTCGAGATCTCGCAGGGTCAGAAGGGGCCGCAGGCGGACATGGTCCGGCTCGCGACTACCTGAAGCACGCGCCGGCGAACAGCAGCGACGTTCTTCGTTCCTCACCGAAGGGCTCGTACTCCTGGGGGGTCACCTCCTGGGGTACGGGCCCTTCGGCATGCCCCGTGCGCACCTCGCGCGCCCCGTGAAGGAGGGGCCCAGAACCTGGGAGCCGCTTGCACTCGACCATGCCGAGTGCTAATCATTGGCGTTAGCACTCTGAAGGTGAGAGTGATAACGAAGGATCGGGTCGGTGAGGCCCGCAGGCCAGGTGGCGCAAGGAGCCATGGGGCAGGCGAGCCGTCCGTCGCGGGCGCCAGCGCGGTCCGGAGCAATCCACCCCAGTCCGGGAGGACCACTTCACATGGCCAAGATCATCGCGTTCGACGAGGAGGCGCGGCGAGGCCTTGAGCGCGGTATGAACCAGCTCGCCGACGCCGTCAAGGTCACCCTCGGCCCCAAGGGCCGCAACGTCGTCCTTGAGAAGAAGTGGGGCGCCCCCACGATCACCAACGATGGTGTCTCCATCGCCAAGGAGATCGAGCTGGAGGACCCGTACGAGAAGATCGGCGCCGAGCTGGTCAAGGAAGTCGCCAAGAAGACGGACGACGTCGCCGGCGACGGTACGACCACCGCGACCGTTCTCGCCCAGGCTCTCGTCAAGGAAGGCCTGCGCAACGTAGCCGCGGGCGCCAACCCGATGGCCCTCAAGCGCGGTATCGAGAAGGCCGTCGAGGCCGTCTCCGGTGCCCTGCTGGAGCAGGCCAAGGACGTGGAGACCAAGGAGCAGATCGCTTCGACGGCCTCCATCTCCGCCGCCGACACCCAGATCGGCGAACTCATCGCCGAGGCGATGGACAAGGTCGGCAAGGAAGGCGTCATCACCGTCGAGGAGTCCCAGACCTTCGGTCTGGAGCTGGAGCTCACCGAGGGTATGCGCTTCGACAAGGGCTACATCTCGGCGTACTTCGCCACCGACATGGAGCGTATGGAGGCCGTCCTCGACGACCCGTACATCCTGATCGCCAACTCGAAGATCGCCAACGTCAAGGACCTGCTCCCGCTCCTGGAGAAGGTCATGCAGTCGGGCAAGCCGCTGCTGATCATCGCCGAGGACGTCGAGGGCGAGGCCCTGTCGACGCTGGTCGTCAACAAGATCCGCGGCACCTTCAAGTCCGTCGCCGTCAAGGCTCCGGGCTTCGGTGACCGTCGCAAGGCCATGCTCGGCGACATCGCCATCCTCACGGGCGGCGAGGTCATCTCCGAGGAGGTCGGCCTCAAGCTGGAGAACGCGACCGTGGATCTCCTCGGCCGCGCCCGCAAGGTCGTCATCACCAAGGACGAGACGACGATCGTCGACGGCTCGGGCTCGGCGGACCAGGTTGCCGGTCGCGTCAACCAGATCCGTGCCGAGATCGAGAACAGCGACTCGGACTACGACCGCGAGAAGCTCCAGGAGCGCCTCGCCAAGCTCGCGGGTGGCGTCGCCGTCATCAAGGCGGGCGCGGCCACCGAGGTCGAGCTCAAGGAGCGCAAGCACCGCATCGAGGACGCCGTTCGCAACGCGAAGGCGGCCGTCGAGGAGGGCATCGTCGCCGGTGGCGGCGTCGCCCTCATCCAGGCGGGCCACGTCTTCGAGAAGCTTGAGCTCGAAGGCGACGAGGCCACGGGTGCCGCGATCGTGAAGCTGGCCCTTGAGGCCCCGCTGAAGCAGATCGCCGTCAACGGTGGCCTCGAAGGCGGAGTCGTCGTCGAGAAGGTCCGCAACCTGCCCATCGGTCACGGCCTCAACGCCGCCACCGGTGAGTACGTGGACATGATCGCCGAGGGCATCATCGACCCGGCGAAGGTCACGCGCTCTGCCCTGCAGAACGCCGCGTCCATCGCCGCGCTCTTCCTCACCACCGAGGCGGTCATCGCCGACAAGCCCGAGAAGGCCGGTGCCGGCGCGGGCGCCGGTGGCGGCATGCCGGGCGGTGACATGGACTTCTGATCGACCTCCGGTTGATCAACGGTCTTACCGAGGGCGGTACTTCCTGCTTCTGGCAGGGGGTACCGCCCTCGGGCGTGTCCGGAGTCACAGGGGGAGGTGCCGGGCGGTCGGAATGAGGGGCTTGGCCGGGTGGTTGTTGTTGACGCATGATCGATGCATACGCACATACCACCTGGTACCCGGTATTCGAGGAGCCCCCACACGTGTCTACGACCGCCCCCGCCTCCCGAGCGGCCGAAATCCTCGGCCGTCCGATCACCCTCAACGGCCTGACCGTCCCGAACCGGATCGTGATGGCGCCGATGACCCGGCAGTTCTCGCCGGGCGGCATCCCCGGTGAGGACGTGGTCGGTTACTACGCCCGCCGCGCCGCCGCGGGCGTGGGCCTCATCGTCACCGAGGGCACGTACGTCGGCCACGAGTCCGCCGGGCAGAGCGACGACATTCCGCGTTTCCACGGCGAGGAGCAGCTCGCCGGCTGGGCGAAGGTCGCCGAGGGCGTGCACGCGGCGGGCGGCACGATCGTGCCGCAGCTGTGGCACATCGGCATGGTCCGCGAGCAGGGCCAGCCGCCGTACGCGGACGCGCCCGCCGTCGGCCCCTCCGGGCTGCGGATCGGCAGCGACGAGGTCACCGGTACGGCGATGACGCAGCGGGACCTGGACGACGTCATCGGGGCGTTCGCCGAGGCGGCCGCCGCGGCGGAGCGGATCGGCTTCGACGGGGTCGAGTTGCACGGCGCGCACGGCTATCTCCTCGACCAGTTCCTGTACGCGGGCACCAACCGCCGTACGGACGCCTACGGCGGTGACGCGGTCGCCCGTACGAAGTTCGCGGCGGAGATCGTGGCGGCGGTCCGCGAGACGGTCTCTCCTGAATTCCCGATCATCTTCCGCTACTCGCAGTGGAAGCAGGACGTCTACGGTGCCCGTCTCGCCGAGACCCCGGAGGAGCTGGACGCGATCCTGACCCCGCTCGCGGCGGCCGGCGTGGACGTCTTCCACGCGTCCACCCGCCGTTACTGGCTCCCCGAGTTCGAGGACGCCGGCTCCGACCTCAACCTCGCCGGCTGGACCAAGAAGCTCACCGGGAAGCAGACCATCACGGTCGGCTCGGTCGGCCTCGACGGGGACTTCCTCAAGGGGTTCCGGGGTGAGGGCGCGCCGGTCAAGGGCATCGACGACCTCCTCGACAGCCTGGAGCGGGACGAGTTCGACATGGTGGCCGTGGGACGGGCGCTGCTTCAGGACCCTGAGTGGGCCGCCAAGGTCCTCGCCGGGCGGGTGGAGGAGCTGGCGCCTTATGACGCGGCGGCGCTGAAGTCGCTTAGCTGAGCGCTGAGTTGTGGGTGCGGGGTGGTGGGGGTGCGCGTCCCTGGGGGCTGCGCCCCCAGACCCCCATCGGCCCTGAAGGGCCTCGTCCTCAAACGCCGGACGGGCTGGAGATAGTCGGCCAGGGTGGATGGGGCGGCGAGGGTGGATGAGGACGGCCGGAGTGGGCGGGGGCGGCCGGAGTGGATGAGGACGGCCGGAGTGGATGACGGGGCCGGGCACCGATGACGCCGGTGCCCGGCCCCGTCCCCTGTCCGCCGCCCCCAACTCCGGCTAGCGTTCGCGCACATGAGGATCCTGCACCTGTCCGACACCCACCTGGAACGTACCGACGCCCCCAACCGCCACGGCATCAACCCGACCGACTCCCTGCGGCTGATGCTTGCCGAGTTGCGGCATCAGCGGGGGGTGGACGCGGTCGTCGTCACCGGGGACCTCGCCAACGACGGGGCGGTGGAGGCGTATGCGGCCGTGCGGGAGTTGGTGGGTGGGTTCGCCCGGGTGATGGGTGGGGTGCCCGTCTTCTATACGACCGGGAACCATGACGAGCGGGAGGCGTTCGGGAAGGTGCTCGGGAGTGGGCATGTGGCTGCCGACGCCGTGTTTCCGGTGGAGTTCGGGTGTGCTGCGGTCAGTACGGTCGGCGGGTATCGGTTCGTCACGCTCGACTCGCTTGTGCCGGGGGAGGTTTACGGGGCGTTGAGCCGGGCTCAACTGGACTGGTTGGGGGAGGAGTTGGGGACTCCGGCCGAGTTCGGGACCGTTCTCGCCTTTCATCATCCGCCGATCAACCTCGGTACGCCGATGCAGCGGGCCTTCGGGCTGCGGAATCCGGGGGAGTTGGCGGACGCGATCCGGGGGAGTGACGTACGGGTCGTGCTCACCGGGCACTTCCACCTTCAGCTCTTCGGGTTCCTGGAGGCGACTCCGGTGTGGGTCACGCCCGGTGTCGTCAACCGGATGGATCTGACGACGGCCTACGGCACGGAGCGGGCCGTGCGGGGCGCCTCGGCCTCGCTCGTGGAGCTGGGTGGGGAGACCGGGCCGATGTTCCATACCTTCCATGCGCGGGATCCTCGGGCGCACGAGACGGTGTACCAGTTGGATGCCGAACAGGTTCGGTCGGTTGTTGAGCGGCATGCGCCCTAAGTGGCTTGTGGGCCGGGTATACTGGATCTTGAGCCCGTCGCCGTAACTCCGGTTGGCTGGTGCTGCGTTGGTGGTCCAAGGAAAGATGTCCCGCTTCCTGCGGGGAGATGCAGGTGCAAGGCCTGCCCGGCGCTCCGAACGAAGTCCCCGTCCCGCATCGCGCGGGGCGGGGACTTCGCGTTGTGCGGACTCCGCGTATTCCGAGTACTCCGCGTACTACAGGTTTCCCAGCGGCTCGATGTCCACGTGGACCGGTGTGCCCCAGACGCGGAGTACCTCGTAGTCCGTGAACTCGTGCACGAGGCGGTACGCCATCGCCGGGCGGGAGCCTCGGCGGGCGGCGTTGATGTACAGCTCGGCCTCGTGGCGGTCGCGGCGCGGGGTGCCGCAGAGCTGCCAGGCCTGGCCGTTCCACAGTTCGGGGAGCCAGCGCTGCTGGGCCTGCGGGCGGTCCTCGCGGACGCCGTAGCGGGACGGTGTGGTGTCGGTGGGCCGGGGTGCGGCGGGGCCGTTGAACTCGGAGCGGCGGGCCGAGCGGCGGCGGGTCTCGCAGAGCAGGCAGAGGTCGGGGGCGTCGGCGTCGACCGGGCCGTTGGGATGCTCCGGGCAGCGGGTGGTGGGCGCGGCGCCGCTGACGCTGTCGTCCAGCAGGTCCAGGGCGCGCTTGAGGTCCGCCTTGACCTCGTGGAGCTTGCCGTCGGGGGTGTCGGACGTGAGGGCCTCGCCGTGCTCGCCGAGGAGGCGGAGGGCGCGGCCTAGGGCGGTCTGCTGGGCGTGGTTCATGGTTCTGTCGACGATAGTCGGCTTTGCCGCGGGCCGGTTGCCTTGGTGGGAGTGGGGCGGCGGCGCTCGTTCTCCGCTCAGGTGGCCGGGTGTGCCTCCGGTGCCCGGAGCCGGTGGGCGAGGTGGCCGAGCAGTACGGCGTTGGCCAGGCCGCACAGGGCCGTAGCGGCGGCGAAGGCCGGCGAGCTCGATGTCGGCAGGAGGAAGGCGAGGAAGCCGGCCGGTGCCGTGGCCATCAGCGGCCAGAGTGCGGCGAATGTCGGGTCCGCCAGGATGTAGTCGGCGGAGAGGAAGAACGCGAGCGAGGTCGCGACCACGGCGAGGTATGCCCGCGCGGGCCAG from Streptomyces sp. NBC_01288 carries:
- a CDS encoding MoaD/ThiS family protein, whose translation is MSVSVRIPTILRTYTGGQAEVTAEGGTLAEVISDLEKNHAGISARVLDDQGKLRRFVNVYVNDDDVRFEQGLETATPDGAGVSIIPAVAGG
- a CDS encoding cold-shock protein; translated protein: MAQGTVKWFNAEKGYGFIAVDGGADVFVHYSAIQMDGYRTLEEGQRVDFEISQGQKGPQADMVRLATT
- the groL gene encoding chaperonin GroEL (60 kDa chaperone family; promotes refolding of misfolded polypeptides especially under stressful conditions; forms two stacked rings of heptamers to form a barrel-shaped 14mer; ends can be capped by GroES; misfolded proteins enter the barrel where they are refolded when GroES binds); its protein translation is MAKIIAFDEEARRGLERGMNQLADAVKVTLGPKGRNVVLEKKWGAPTITNDGVSIAKEIELEDPYEKIGAELVKEVAKKTDDVAGDGTTTATVLAQALVKEGLRNVAAGANPMALKRGIEKAVEAVSGALLEQAKDVETKEQIASTASISAADTQIGELIAEAMDKVGKEGVITVEESQTFGLELELTEGMRFDKGYISAYFATDMERMEAVLDDPYILIANSKIANVKDLLPLLEKVMQSGKPLLIIAEDVEGEALSTLVVNKIRGTFKSVAVKAPGFGDRRKAMLGDIAILTGGEVISEEVGLKLENATVDLLGRARKVVITKDETTIVDGSGSADQVAGRVNQIRAEIENSDSDYDREKLQERLAKLAGGVAVIKAGAATEVELKERKHRIEDAVRNAKAAVEEGIVAGGGVALIQAGHVFEKLELEGDEATGAAIVKLALEAPLKQIAVNGGLEGGVVVEKVRNLPIGHGLNAATGEYVDMIAEGIIDPAKVTRSALQNAASIAALFLTTEAVIADKPEKAGAGAGAGGGMPGGDMDF
- a CDS encoding NADH:flavin oxidoreductase; amino-acid sequence: MSTTAPASRAAEILGRPITLNGLTVPNRIVMAPMTRQFSPGGIPGEDVVGYYARRAAAGVGLIVTEGTYVGHESAGQSDDIPRFHGEEQLAGWAKVAEGVHAAGGTIVPQLWHIGMVREQGQPPYADAPAVGPSGLRIGSDEVTGTAMTQRDLDDVIGAFAEAAAAAERIGFDGVELHGAHGYLLDQFLYAGTNRRTDAYGGDAVARTKFAAEIVAAVRETVSPEFPIIFRYSQWKQDVYGARLAETPEELDAILTPLAAAGVDVFHASTRRYWLPEFEDAGSDLNLAGWTKKLTGKQTITVGSVGLDGDFLKGFRGEGAPVKGIDDLLDSLERDEFDMVAVGRALLQDPEWAAKVLAGRVEELAPYDAAALKSLS
- a CDS encoding metallophosphoesterase, with the protein product MRILHLSDTHLERTDAPNRHGINPTDSLRLMLAELRHQRGVDAVVVTGDLANDGAVEAYAAVRELVGGFARVMGGVPVFYTTGNHDEREAFGKVLGSGHVAADAVFPVEFGCAAVSTVGGYRFVTLDSLVPGEVYGALSRAQLDWLGEELGTPAEFGTVLAFHHPPINLGTPMQRAFGLRNPGELADAIRGSDVRVVLTGHFHLQLFGFLEATPVWVTPGVVNRMDLTTAYGTERAVRGASASLVELGGETGPMFHTFHARDPRAHETVYQLDAEQVRSVVERHAP